The Thalassolituus oleivorans MIL-1 genome includes the window GCAATAACATGAAGCAACTCCTGCAAGGGGTATAGACTATATCGGTATGAAGCGGCGTATTTTCAAGACACGATACAAGCCATTGGCAGGTATAATACCTCAATTAAACTGACTCGGAGATTACTATGGCTCGTCGTGCCTGTGCTCGTCACATTCTGGTTAAAACGGTAGATGAAGCAAACGCCTTACTTAAGCGACTTAAAGAAGGCGAAGACTTCGACAAGCTAGCACGCAAGTATTCAACCTGCCCTTCTAAAAAGAACGGCGGCTCGCTAGGCGAGTTTAGCCGCGGCGATATGGTACGAGCGTTTGATGAAGCCGTGTTTGAAGGACCCGTCTTGAAAGTACAAGGGCCTATCAAAACACGGTTTGGCTGGCATTTGATTGAGACGATTTATCGGCAGTGATTTTGATTTGTGTTTAGATTTTACCGCGGGTTCTGTTCACTACACCCGCTCCTACGAGCAAAATCCAAGCTCACGATATCATGGGAGAATAAAAAACGGCCCACTAAGTGAGCCGTTTTCTCATCGCGCTAACGATTAACCGAAATAGCTAATCATCACACCCGCAGCAACCGCCGAACCAATCACACCAGCCACGTTAGGGCCCATAGCATGCATCAGCAGGAAGTTCTGTGGATTCGCTTCCAAGCCCACTTTGTTGGATACACGAGCCGCCATCGGCACCGCCGATACACCCGCAGAACCAATCAATGGGTTGATAGGATCTTTCGAGAACTTGTTCATGATCTTCGCCATGATAACGCCTGCGGCAGTACCCATGCAGAAGGCAACCATGCCTAGAATCAAGATGCTTAAGGTATCGAAGTTTAAGAACTTATCAGCGCTCATTTTCGAACCAACACCCAAGCCTAAGAAAATAGTCACAATGTTGATCAAGGCGTTTTGCGCTGTATCGCTCAAACGATCAACAACACCCGACTCTTTCATCAAGTTACCAAAACAGAACATACCCAAAAGGGGCGCAGCTGATGGTAACAACAAGGCAACTAGTACCAGCAAAGTAATCGGGAAGATAATTTTCTCACCCTTACTCACTTCGCGCAGCTGACTCATTTTGATCTTACGTTCAGATTCGGTCGTCAACGCTTTCATGATTGGTGGCTGAATCATAGGCACCAATGCCATGTAAGAGTATGCAGCAACCGCAATTGCACCCAATAGCTCAGGAGCCAACTTAGATGCAATAAAGATCGAGGTTGGGCCGTCAGCACCACCGATAATACCGATAGCGGACGCTTGCTGCAGGGAGAAGTCCATCACACCAATATCAGTGAAGAAGGCCGCACCAAACAAGGTACCGAAAATACCAAACTGTGCAGCAGCGCCGAGCAATAAGGTTTTTGGATTAGCCAGCAAAGGACCAAAATCCGTCATTGCACCAACACCCATGAAAATGAGCAGTGGGAATAAACCGGTTTCAATACCTGCGTGGTAAATGTAATACAACAAACCTGCCGGAGTATCGAGGTGACCATCCGCAGCGATCACTGGGCCAGCATAAAAGTCAGCACCAGGGATGTTTACGAAAATGGTACCAATCGCAATCGGCAACAACAGCAAAGGCTCGAACTGGAACTTAGGATGGATAGCTAAAAACAGCAGCACACAACCAATGCAAAGCATTGCTAGTTGCCCTAGCTCCATCTGGTATAAACCAGTGTCGTGCCAAAGGTTAATCAAACTATGCATGACAGCTCCTTAACCTAGGGTATACAGAGTGTCGCCCACTTTAACGGCCGTACCTTCTTTGGCAGAAACACTGCCAATGGTGCCGTCTTTCGGTGCGCGAATCTCAGTTTCCATTTTCATGGCTTCCAGAATCAGTACGACGTCGCCTTCTGCAACTTCATCACCTGGCTGAACCAATACCTTCCAAATATTACCTGCCAATGGCGAAGTAATTGGATCACCGCCACCCGCAGCAACAGGTGCAGCCGTTGAAGAAGCACCACCTATAGACATAGGTGCGCCATTCACCGGAGCAAGATTTGTAACATCACCACCTTCATTAACTTTAACAACGTACTCGTTGCCATCAATGTTGATCGTGTAGGTATCAGCACCTGCAGCACTTGGTGCTGGTTCGAACGCATCTGGATTACCACGATTGGCCAAGAACTTTGGCGCAACCTGCGGGAACATAGCCAGAGTCAGCGCGTCATCGATGGCATTTTCAGCCAACTTGAAGCCTTTCTCTTCAGCCAGTTTCTTAACGTCTGCTAACACTTGATCCATTTCAGCATCGATCAAATCGGCTGGACGACACGTGATGGCTTCTTTCCCATCCAGAACGCGAGCTTGTAACTCGGCATTCATAGGCGCAGGAGCCGCACCGTATTCACCTTTCAGGATGCCTTGAGTTTCTTTTGAGATCGACTTGTAACGCTCACCCGTCAAAACGTTCAGTACTGCTTGAGTACCAACGATCTGAGAAGTAGGCGTTACTAGAGGAATAAAACCAAGATCTTCACGCACGCGCGGGATTTCTTTCAATACTTCGTCGAACTTGTCAGAAGCACCCTGCTCGCGCAGTTGGTTTTCCATGTTGGTCAACATACCGCCTGGTACTTGAGCAACCAAGATACGAGAATCAGTGCCGCGTAGAGCACCTTCAAACTTAGAATACTTCTTACGAACTTCACGGAAGTAAGCAGCAATTTCCTCTAGCAATAACAGGTCGATCCCTGTGTCGCGATCAGTACCAGCCAAAGCAGCAACAACCGATTCCGTTGCCGTGTGACCATAAGTCATCGACATTGAGGAGATGGCAGTATCAACACGGTCAATACCGGCTTCA containing:
- a CDS encoding peptidylprolyl isomerase; translation: MARRACARHILVKTVDEANALLKRLKEGEDFDKLARKYSTCPSKKNGGSLGEFSRGDMVRAFDEAVFEGPVLKVQGPIKTRFGWHLIETIYRQ
- a CDS encoding sodium ion-translocating decarboxylase subunit beta yields the protein MHSLINLWHDTGLYQMELGQLAMLCIGCVLLFLAIHPKFQFEPLLLLPIAIGTIFVNIPGADFYAGPVIAADGHLDTPAGLLYYIYHAGIETGLFPLLIFMGVGAMTDFGPLLANPKTLLLGAAAQFGIFGTLFGAAFFTDIGVMDFSLQQASAIGIIGGADGPTSIFIASKLAPELLGAIAVAAYSYMALVPMIQPPIMKALTTESERKIKMSQLREVSKGEKIIFPITLLVLVALLLPSAAPLLGMFCFGNLMKESGVVDRLSDTAQNALINIVTIFLGLGVGSKMSADKFLNFDTLSILILGMVAFCMGTAAGVIMAKIMNKFSKDPINPLIGSAGVSAVPMAARVSNKVGLEANPQNFLLMHAMGPNVAGVIGSAVAAGVMISYFG
- the oadA gene encoding sodium-extruding oxaloacetate decarboxylase subunit alpha, whose product is MSDSKKPLGITDVVLRDAHQSILATRMRIDDMLPIAAKLDQVGYWSLESWGGATFDSCIRYLGEDPWDRIREFKKAMPKTKQQMLLRGQNLLGYRHYADDVVEKFVERAATNGVDVFRVFDAMNDPRNLATALKAVKKNGGHAQATLSYTTSPVHTLEAWVSLAKQIEDMGADSIAIKDMAGVLTPYNAYELVSRLKAQTDLEVQLHAHATAGLSDMTILKAVEAGIDRVDTAISSMSMTYGHTATESVVAALAGTDRDTGIDLLLLEEIAAYFREVRKKYSKFEGALRGTDSRILVAQVPGGMLTNMENQLREQGASDKFDEVLKEIPRVREDLGFIPLVTPTSQIVGTQAVLNVLTGERYKSISKETQGILKGEYGAAPAPMNAELQARVLDGKEAITCRPADLIDAEMDQVLADVKKLAEEKGFKLAENAIDDALTLAMFPQVAPKFLANRGNPDAFEPAPSAAGADTYTINIDGNEYVVKVNEGGDVTNLAPVNGAPMSIGGASSTAAPVAAGGGDPITSPLAGNIWKVLVQPGDEVAEGDVVLILEAMKMETEIRAPKDGTIGSVSAKEGTAVKVGDTLYTLG